The Nitrosococcus watsonii C-113 genome includes the window CATTTTATTTAGCCGCTGCAATTCATGGGCAAGTACATTAAGCAGCACTTCCGAATCAGAATTGGTATTAATATGCCTCCTGTCCGCCCGAAAAAGAGCCCTTTTCAACTCTTCCGAATTTGTTAAATTACCGTTGTGGGCAAAAGTAATACCATAGGGGGAATTTACATAAAAAGGCTGGGCTTCAGCCGAGGAGGAGCAACCCGCAGTGGGATAACGAACATGACCCATTCCCATTCTGCCTTTAAGCATCAACATGTGGCGGGTATGAAAAACATCTTTTACTAAACCATTATCCTTACGCAAGTATAACCGGCCCTTATCGTAGGTTACGATTCCGGCGGCGTCTTGTCCTCGATGCTGCAATACCGTCAAACCATCATACAAAGATTGGTTGACTTCTTCGTTGGCCACAATGCCGATAATGCCGCACATCTTGCCTATCCTCTTGTATGGATCATTTAAAACTGAATATGTCCAGCAATATCAGGAGGCATAAAGCTACGTACCCAAAGAGCGAGTCCTTGAAAATAATTAAGCAATCGTGAATTTTGCCACCATGATTCCTGGGGTATAGGGGTCATTCCCGCTAAAATTACCAACACTGTGGTAATAGCCACACCGCGTGTAATACCAAAGGCAAGTCCGAGAATTCTATCCGTACCCGTTAGTCCCGTTGTTTGCACCAACTTGACAATGAAATGGTTTACAATTGCAGAAAACAACAAAGTAGCTAGCAAGAGCATAAGAAAGGCTATTACTAATCGTAGCGAAGGTGAAATTGAGATTAAATCGGCAAGCCATTCAGCTATTTGGGGTGAGAAATTTAGTCCGATCCAAAAAGCCGCTACCCAAGCAATTAAAGATAAAGCTTCCTTGACGAATCCTCTTGCTAAGCTGAAAAACCCCGATAGAAAAATAATTCCGATAATGGCATAATCTATCCAAATCAATAGCCTATCCTTATTATAGGGAATTAATATATCTACTTTAACTATCAGAGGGTGAAATAACGAAAGCTTTGGTTTGCAACCGACGTTCTAACTCCTTCCTAATCTCCTTGGCGCGTATTCTATTTTTTTCTGGACCTACTCGAACCTTATAAATTGTTTTTTCCCCTTTTTTTGCTGTCTCTATAAACGCTTTATAACCAGAGGAAGTCACATCGCGATGCATCTGCAGCGCGTTTTTCTGATGACTGAAGCTACCTATTTGAACAAACCATTTTGCCGCTTTCGACGACGATACAGAAGATTTTTCTTTACTCAAAGGAACAAAGTTTGGCAACTTTTGCTCACCTTGCGCTGGCAGTTTTTTAACGGTAGAGACAAAAGTCGATTTTTCCGGTTCCGGCAAAGGCTTATTGACGACCTCAAGCGCTTTATATTCAGGGAGCATCTCGGTAGGCTCACCAAGCAATAAAGGAATTACAATTATTCCTACGCTAATTAGCACCGCTGCCCCGATCAGTCGTTGCTTTAGATTTTTATCTAGCACCGCTTAATATCTAGTGAGTTCTTACTAATGCTGCTTTTCCTTGGGGTCCAATAGTTTCACCTTCTTTAATTGGGCCATCATTACTCTTTTTTCCCTCAGGCATACGCTGCAAGGCAACAGCAAAGACGTCCTCAACCCATTTAACAGGGCGAATATCAAGATTCTGGGTGATATTTTTCGGGGTTTCAGCCAAATCTTTACAGTTTTCTTCTGGAATAAGCACAATTTCAATGCCCCCCCGTAAGGCCGCGAGCAACTTTTCCTTTACTCCGCCAATAGGCAGCACCTCTCCGCGTAGGGTAATCTCTCCTGTCATTGCTACATTGGCTCGTACAGGAACATTAGTTAAGGCTGAAACTAACGCTGTGCACATACCGATTCCTGCACTTGGACCATCCTTGGGAATAGCGCCTTCTGGTACATGGACATGAATGTCATAACTTTGATAGAAACTTGGATCAATGCCTAGCCATTCAGCTCTATGGCGCACCACGGTAGTTGCCGCTTGAATCGATTCTTGCATAATATCACCTAATTGCCCCGTATAAGTTGCCTTCCCCTTGCCAGGCATTACTGCAGACTCGATCGTAAGCAAATCTCCTCCTACTTCCGTCCAGGCCAATCCCGTTACTTGGCCTACTCGATCTTGTTCATCAGCCCGCCCAAAGCGGTATTGTTTTACTCCTAAAAAAGTATCTAAATTTCTAGCGTTTACGGTAACTTTTTTAACAGCTGGCTTTAATTGAATCCGCTTAACTACTTTACGGCAAATCTTAGAAATTTCTCGTTCTAAGTTACGGACGCCAGCTTCCCTTGTATAGTAACGAATAATATCCTTTACCGCTCCTTCAGAGAGAGTAAGCTCTCCCTTCCTAAGGCCATTGTCCTTAGTTGACTTCGGAGCAAGATAACGGGTAGCAATATTGATTTTCTCATCTTCCGTATAACCTGATATCCGAATAACTTCCATCCTATCAAGCAAAGGTCCCGGAATATTTAAAGTATTCGCGGTAGTCACAAACATGATTTCTGAGAGATCATAATCTACTTCTAAATAATGATCATTAAAGGTATTATTTTGCTCAGGGTCTAGGACTTCTAATAATGCTGACGCAGGATCGCCACGAAAATCCATTGCCATTTTGTCAACTTCATCCAGCAAAAATAAGGGGTTACGAGTACCATTTTTAGCTAAGTTTTGGATAATTTTGCCAGGCATCGAGCCAATATAAGTGCGGCGATGTCCTCGTATTTCAGCTTCGTCACGGACTCCTCCTAAAGACATACGAACAAATTTTCGATTAGTCGCACGAGCAATAGAGCGGGCGATAGAAGTTTTTCCTACCCCGGGAGGACCCACCAAGCATAATATAGGCCCTTTAGACTGCTTTACCCGTTGTTGTACAGCTAGGTGTTCAAGGATTCTCTCCTTCACCTTTTCTAAGCCATAATGATCCGCTTCAAGCACCTCTTCTGCCTTAACTAAATCCAAACGAACTCGATTCCTTTTTTTCCAAGGCACACTTACCAACCAATCAATGTAGTTGCGTACAACAGTCGCTTCAGCGGAC containing:
- a CDS encoding CvpA family protein; translated protein: MIWIDYAIIGIIFLSGFFSLARGFVKEALSLIAWVAAFWIGLNFSPQIAEWLADLISISPSLRLVIAFLMLLLATLLFSAIVNHFIVKLVQTTGLTGTDRILGLAFGITRGVAITTVLVILAGMTPIPQESWWQNSRLLNYFQGLALWVRSFMPPDIAGHIQF
- a CDS encoding SPOR domain-containing protein, which codes for MLDKNLKQRLIGAAVLISVGIIVIPLLLGEPTEMLPEYKALEVVNKPLPEPEKSTFVSTVKKLPAQGEQKLPNFVPLSKEKSSVSSSKAAKWFVQIGSFSHQKNALQMHRDVTSSGYKAFIETAKKGEKTIYKVRVGPEKNRIRAKEIRKELERRLQTKAFVISPSDS
- the lon gene encoding endopeptidase La: MKKDGTKTDTVIVKGGVSTPVLPLRDVVVYPYMVIPLFVGREKSIRALEAAIEANQQILLVAQKNPVQDDPQLEDIYGIGTLANILQLLKLPDGTVKVLVEGSERAQISQYISAENYFCAQLFHYKNIGEDNRETEILTRSLLNQFEQYVKLNKKVPPEILSSLSSIDDSGRLADTIAAHMALKIEEKQIVLEINDVRERLEHLLGLLESEIDILQVEKRIRGRVKRQMEKSQREYYLNEQAKAIQKELSELEDVPNEIEELTNKIEKAGMPKEAKAKAMVELNKLQLMSPMSAEATVVRNYIDWLVSVPWKKRNRVRLDLVKAEEVLEADHYGLEKVKERILEHLAVQQRVKQSKGPILCLVGPPGVGKTSIARSIARATNRKFVRMSLGGVRDEAEIRGHRRTYIGSMPGKIIQNLAKNGTRNPLFLLDEVDKMAMDFRGDPASALLEVLDPEQNNTFNDHYLEVDYDLSEIMFVTTANTLNIPGPLLDRMEVIRISGYTEDEKINIATRYLAPKSTKDNGLRKGELTLSEGAVKDIIRYYTREAGVRNLEREISKICRKVVKRIQLKPAVKKVTVNARNLDTFLGVKQYRFGRADEQDRVGQVTGLAWTEVGGDLLTIESAVMPGKGKATYTGQLGDIMQESIQAATTVVRHRAEWLGIDPSFYQSYDIHVHVPEGAIPKDGPSAGIGMCTALVSALTNVPVRANVAMTGEITLRGEVLPIGGVKEKLLAALRGGIEIVLIPEENCKDLAETPKNITQNLDIRPVKWVEDVFAVALQRMPEGKKSNDGPIKEGETIGPQGKAALVRTH